From the genome of Bradyrhizobium sp. ORS 278:
GGTCGCGCTGTCGGTCACCGGCATCGGCGCCTTCAACACGCTGCAATACTGGTCGCTGGAATACACCCAGGCGCTCAACACGCTGCTGCTACAATCCGGCGGCCCGCTGATCGTCGCGCTCTGGTCGATGCTGCTGCTGCGCGTGCATCTGACGTTCGCGCAGGCGGTCGGCATCGTGCTGTCGATGATCGGCGTGTTGCTGATCCTCACCCGCGGTCACCCGGCAGCGATCGCCGACATCAGCTTCAACAAGGGCGACCTGATTTTCCTGCTGGCTATGGCGGTGTTCGGCTTCTACTCGGTGCTGACGATCAAGCGGCCGCAGATCCACGGCCTATCGATGGTCGCATTCACCTTCGGCTGTGGTGCCGCAAGCCTGATCCCGCTGTTGATCTGGGAGCTCAACACGCGCCCGGTGATGGCGTTCGACACCCAGAACCTGCTGTCGCTGCTCTACGTCGCGATCTTCCCCTCGACCATCGCCTATCTCTGCTTCAATCGCGGCGTGCTGCTGATCGGCGCCAACCGCGCCGCGCCGTTCTTTCATGTGGTGCCGGTGTTCGGCTCGATCATGGCGTTCGTCTTCCTCGGCGAGCAGCCGCAACTCTTCCACGTGATCGGCTTCGCCCTGGTGCTGGCCGGCGTCTACGCCGCCTCGCGCAAGCAGGCGACGTGAGGGGGATGCCGCGAAACAGCGGCGCTGCATGGCTCCAATTCGTCGCTATTCATTGTACCGCGAGGCGATTTGTCTCACCATGGATGGCCTGACGCCCGAGCCTCCCGTGCCCACCGTATCACATTCCACCACGCCGCTGGCCTGGCTCAACAACCAGCCTTATCTGCTGCTGACGCTGGCCTCGCTGTTCTGGGCCGGCAACATCGTGCTGGCGCGCTATGTCGCCGGCCACGTGCCGCCGCTGACCTTGTCCTGCATCCGCTGGATCGGAACCTTTCTGATGCTATGGCCGTTCGCGCGGGCACATCTCGTGCGCGACTGGCGCACTTTGCTCGCGAGCTGGCCGCTGCTGCTCGTCCTGGCGCTGACCGGCTTCGCCATCAACAACGCGCTGTCCTATTGGGCGATGCAGTATACCCAGGCCCTCAACGGCCTGCTGATCCAATCGTCGGCTCCGCTCTTCGTGGCGTTGTGGTCGCTCGTGCTGTTCGGCGTACGGCTGACGGCGGCGCAGTTCGCCGGCATCGCGATGTCCCTGACCGGCGTGCTGGTGATCCTGCTGCGCGGCGACCTCGGCGCGTTGGCCGCGATCCAGTTCAACCGCGGCGACCTGATGTTCGCCGGCGCGCTGCTGGTGTTCGGCATCTACTCCGCTGTCATGACACGGCGGCCAGCCGTGCATCAGCTGTCGCTGATCTCGTCCTGCACCGCCCTGGGCGCCCTGCTGCTGCTGCCGCTGGCGGCCTGGGAATACACGTCCGGCTTTGTGCTGCAGCTCGATCTCTTGTCGATCCTGACGCTCGGCTACGTCGTGGTGTTCGCCTCGACGCTGGCTTATCTGTCCTTCAACCGCGGCATCAGCCTGATCGGACCGAACCGGGCCGCTCCCTTCCTGCACCTGGTGCCGTTGTTCGGCTCGGTGCTGGCGATCCTCCTGCTCGGCGAGGAGCTCAAGCCGTTCCACCTCGCGGGCTACGCGCTTGTGATCGCCGGCGTGATCATCGCGTCGCGCGTCCCGCTCCGGCAGCCGCATCCGACGCCGAAGCCGTGAGCCTGCGGCAAGACGCCCTTTCTGAGCAGTTCGCCATCATCCGACTGTCATCGAAGTGTCAGCGTCGCGTCAGACGCCCTGTCCACAACGCGCGTGGTTCAAGCTCAGGAGGCTTCCCATGCACCGATATCTGCTTACCACCGTCGCGGTCCTCGCGCTCGGCGCCGGCGCGGCGCTCGCGCAAGGCGAGGGCGAATTCCCGGCGACGCTGGCGGGTCACGCCGTGTTGCCCGCCGAATCCTTCATCGACGCCCCGGCGGATGCGCCGGATGATCTCAAGACGTCCGGCAAGTACACAACCGGCAAGCGTGTCGATACGATCGGCAGCGTGATGGGCAAGTCCTTCGAGCGCCCGACCGGCGTCTCGCTGCCGTTCAAGGGACAGCCGCTGCAAGGTCACTCCGGCATCAAGAAGATGGCCGACGGCACCTTCTGGGTCCTCACCGACAACGGCATGGGCGCGCGTTCCAATTCCCCCGACTCCATGCTTTATCTGAACCATTACAAGATCGACTGGACCAGCGGCAAGGTCGAGCGCCTCGAGACCATCTTCCTGCATGATCCCGACAAGAAGGTGCCGTTCCGCATCGTGCACGAGGACACCGCCAAGCGCTATCTGACCGGATCGGATTTCGACACCGAAGGTTTCCAATTGATCGGTGACAACATCTGGATCGGCGACGAGTTCGGACCCTACATCATCAAGGCCGACAAGACCGGCAAGGTGCTCGCGGTGTTCGAGACGGTGGCCGACGGCAAGCCGGTGCGCTCGCCCGACCATTGGGCCGTGCAGTCGCCGGGCGCGCCCGGAGCGACCTACACGAACGTCAACCTGCGCCGCTCGAAGGGCTTCGAGGGCTTCGCCTCGTCCTCCGACGGCAAGTTCATCTACGGCCTGCTCGAAGGGCCGCTGTGGGACGCCGACAAGAAGGATTGGGAGCGGGTCGACGGCAAGGAAGCCTCGCGCATCCTCGAATTCGACGTCACCGCCGAGAAGTTCACCGGCCGCTACTGGCAGTATGTGTTCGAGCAGAACGGCAACGCCATCGGCGACTTCAACATGATCGATCCGGCCCGGGGCCTGATCATCGAGCGCGACAATGGCGAAGGCACCAGCGACAAGGCCTGTCCGCAGGGCACCCGAGGCGACAATTGTTTTCCGGATGTCGCCAAGTTCAAGCGCGTCTACAAGATCGAGCTGTCCGAGGCCAATGTCGGCAAGCCGGTCCGCAAGATCGCCTATATCGATCTGATGAAGATCAGGGATCCGGACAAGAAGGCGCGCAAGCCGCTCAATGACGGCGTGCTCACCTTCCCGTTCTTCACGATCGAGAACGTCGACCGCGTCGACGATACCCACATCATCGTAGGCAACGACAACAACCTGCCGTTCTCGTCGAGCCGCGATCCCAACAAGGCCGACGACAACGAGTTCGTGCTGCTCGAAGTGGGTGACTTCCTCAAAGCCAAGTAACGGAAGGCAAGTACAGAAGGCAAGTAACCCGCCGCCCTCCGGACCAACGGCGCTGGCGCTGCGACGCCAGCGCCGGTTTTGATCAGGCCGCGCGCACCTTGGCCATGAAGCCGTCGACCGCCTGCTGCAGCAGGCCGGACTGGCTGTCGAGCTCGCGGGCGCTGGCCAGCACCTCGGAGGCCGCCATGCCGGTGGCCTCCGCGGCCTTGGTGACGCCGCCGATATGGGCGCTGATCTCGTTCGAGCCCGCTGCGACGGACTGAATGTTGCGGGCGATCTCGCGCGTCGCGTCGCCCTGCTGCGCGATCGAGGTCGAGATCGAATTGGTGATCTCGCTCATCTGCGCGATGGTCTGTGTGATACCGGTGATGGCGGCGACCGCATCCTGCGTCGAGGTCTGCATCGCGGCGACCTGGGCCGAGATCTCCTCGGTGGCCTTGGCGGTCTGGTTGGCGAGCGCCTTGACCTCAGAGGCGACGACGGCAAAGCCCTTGCCGGATTCTCCCGCGCGGGCCGCCTCGATGGTCGCGTTCAGCGCCAGCAGATTGGTCTGCGCCGCGATCGAGTGGATCAGCTTGACGACCTCGCCGATCTTCTCGGCGCCGGACGATAGCACCTGCACGGTGGCATTGGTACGCTCGGCATCGCCGACCGCCTTGCTGGCGACCTCGCTGGAGCGGGCGACCTGGCGGGAAATCTCGCTGACCGAGCTCGACAGCTGCTCGGCTGCGGAGGC
Proteins encoded in this window:
- a CDS encoding esterase-like activity of phytase family protein is translated as MHRYLLTTVAVLALGAGAALAQGEGEFPATLAGHAVLPAESFIDAPADAPDDLKTSGKYTTGKRVDTIGSVMGKSFERPTGVSLPFKGQPLQGHSGIKKMADGTFWVLTDNGMGARSNSPDSMLYLNHYKIDWTSGKVERLETIFLHDPDKKVPFRIVHEDTAKRYLTGSDFDTEGFQLIGDNIWIGDEFGPYIIKADKTGKVLAVFETVADGKPVRSPDHWAVQSPGAPGATYTNVNLRRSKGFEGFASSSDGKFIYGLLEGPLWDADKKDWERVDGKEASRILEFDVTAEKFTGRYWQYVFEQNGNAIGDFNMIDPARGLIIERDNGEGTSDKACPQGTRGDNCFPDVAKFKRVYKIELSEANVGKPVRKIAYIDLMKIRDPDKKARKPLNDGVLTFPFFTIENVDRVDDTHIIVGNDNNLPFSSSRDPNKADDNEFVLLEVGDFLKAK
- a CDS encoding DMT family transporter codes for the protein MSAADPTVSPAPARAWVANQPYVLLSITALCWAGNAIVGRLAAGHIPPVTLSFLRWSLAFLIILPLAWKQLRQDWPAIRSKLGIMVALSVTGIGAFNTLQYWSLEYTQALNTLLLQSGGPLIVALWSMLLLRVHLTFAQAVGIVLSMIGVLLILTRGHPAAIADISFNKGDLIFLLAMAVFGFYSVLTIKRPQIHGLSMVAFTFGCGAASLIPLLIWELNTRPVMAFDTQNLLSLLYVAIFPSTIAYLCFNRGVLLIGANRAAPFFHVVPVFGSIMAFVFLGEQPQLFHVIGFALVLAGVYAASRKQAT
- a CDS encoding DMT family transporter, with the translated sequence MPTVSHSTTPLAWLNNQPYLLLTLASLFWAGNIVLARYVAGHVPPLTLSCIRWIGTFLMLWPFARAHLVRDWRTLLASWPLLLVLALTGFAINNALSYWAMQYTQALNGLLIQSSAPLFVALWSLVLFGVRLTAAQFAGIAMSLTGVLVILLRGDLGALAAIQFNRGDLMFAGALLVFGIYSAVMTRRPAVHQLSLISSCTALGALLLLPLAAWEYTSGFVLQLDLLSILTLGYVVVFASTLAYLSFNRGISLIGPNRAAPFLHLVPLFGSVLAILLLGEELKPFHLAGYALVIAGVIIASRVPLRQPHPTPKP